The genomic region AGGCGCTGGAAGAAGCGCATGGTCGCCCGCGTCGCGCTCTCGTCGAGGTCGATGCGCAGCACCGCCGCCGCCCTGTCCGCGTCGCCCGCAAACAGCAGCGCGAGCGCCAGATTGTGGCGGACGACGACATCGCCCGCCCCCTCCTCCACCAGCACCCGGAAGGCGGAGAGCGCATCGCCGGCCTCGCCGTGAAGCGCCTGGGCAAGGGCCAGGTTCGCCCGCAGCACGACGTCGTCCGGCGCCCGGTCGACGGCCGCGGCGAACAGCGCCATCGCGCCGTCGTGATCGCCCCGCGCATCGCGTGCGACGGCCTGGGCGGCCAGCGCCCGCGCCCCGCCGCCCGCCTGCGCCGCCGCCGCGAAGGCGGCCTCCGCATCCGCATGGCGGCCCATCTGCAGCAGCGCCTGGCCCCAGGCGTAATGCGCCCGCCAGTCGGCGCGCGCGCCGCCGGCCGCGCGTGCAAGGATCGGTTCCGCAAGCTCCGGGCGGCCGAGCGCGAGCAGGCTTTCGCCGATGCCGTCGAGCGCCTCGGCATCGCCGCCGCCGGCCGCATAGGCGTCGCGGTAGAGCGCCAGCGCCGCCGCCGCCCGGCCCGCCTCCAGCATGCGTGCGGCCGCGGAAAGCAGCTCATCCGGCCCCGCCGCCGCCGGACGGGCCGACCAGCCGAGGGCGAGGGCGAGGGCGAGCGCGGACGCAGCCGTCCGCCGCCGCCCCGCCCGTGCGCGCCCGCCGTCCGCCGTCATCCCGGTCCCGTTCCGCTTCGTCATCATCTGGCGCCCGCCCACTTGCCGTCGCCCCGCACGCCCGCCTAAGCTCGGCGGGCCGCGGCAGAATGGCGCGGCGCCCTTAAGGCGGCGTTAAGCGAACGACCGGGAATTGCCTAAAATATGCAAGGACCTGTCCGCCTCCTGCTGCTGCTTGCCGCGCTCGCGCTGATGCCGGGCGCGGTGCGGGCCGGGGTGGACGAGCCGCCGGCGGGGGCTGCGGACGCGGCTGCGCGCGCGGCCCGGGCGCTGGAGCTCTACCGCGCCGGGCGGATCGCCGAGGCGCGGGCGATATGGGAGGAGCTGGCCGCCGCCGGCGATCCGCGTGCGCTCTACAATCTTGCCACCCTGCACCTCGACGGCCTGGGCGGCCTGCCGCGCGACCGCGGGAAGGCGCTGGCGCTGCTGCGCGAGGCGGCGGATGCGGGCGAGGCGATGGCCGCCTATCGTCTGGCGGTGCTGCTGCTCGAGGATCCGGGCGCCGACGAGCCCGCAAGACTCGAGGCGATCCGCCGGCTCACCGAGGCGGCGCGCGCGGGCCTGCCGGCCGCCCAGTACCGGCTCGCGCTCGCCTACTGGAAGGGCGAGGGGCTCGCCCGCGATCCCGTCGCCGCCTATCTGTGGATGGCGCGGGCGGCCTCCCGCCTCGAGATCGCCCGCCGGGCGCAGTCCACCATGGAGCAGGCCATGACCCCGGCCGAGCTGACGCGCGCGCGGGCGCGCATGGCCGGCGGCGCGGACGAGGAGCCGGCGGCGGGCGGAGCCTGGTGGTTGCAGCTCGTGGCGCTGAGAGGCAGGGCCGATGTCGAGGCCTTCTGGCGGCGGCTCGAGGCGCGCGCGGGCGATCTCGTCGGCGATCTCGAGCCCCGCATCCTGCCCGCGGCCGGACAGCCGGCTGTACCGCTTGCAGGTCGGGCCCCTGCCGTCGCGCGCGGCGGCCGAGCGGCGCTGTGCCGCGCTCAAATCCGCCGGCTTCGACTGCCTGCTTGTCAAGGCGCCCGCTCCGCAATAAGGTGGCGCGCGGATGCTGCGCTGCAGCAATTTTGTGGCTTCGCAACAACCGCGACCGGCCGGAGAGGACCACGCCCATGTTCATCACCCGCCCGCATGAGGTGCCCGTGCGCCGCAACCGCTCGGAGCTTGCGGTGCCCGGCTCCAATCCCCGTTTTCTGGAAAAGGCGGCGCAGTCGGAGGCGGATGTCGTGTTCCTCGATCTGGAAGATTCGGTGGCGCCCGACAAGAAGGCCGAGGCCCGGGCGAATGTCGTCGCCGCCCTCAACGAGCTGGACTGGGGCGAGAAGACGGTCTCCGTGCGCATCAACGGCCTCGATACGCCCGAGGCGCACAGGGACATCCTGGAGGTGGTCGGCAGGGGCGGCGAGCGGCTCGACCTCATCATGATCCCCAAGGTCTCGCATCCGCGCGACGTGCATGCGGTGGAATGGCTGGTGGGGCAGGTTGAGGCGGCGGCCGGCCGCCGCAAACGGATCGGCTTCGAGCTCATCATCGAGACGGCGGAAGGCATGATGAACATCGACGCCATCGCCGGCGCGAGCCCACGCAACGAGAGTCTGCATTTCGGCGCGGCGGATTTCGCCGCCTCGATCCGGGCGGACACGACCCAGATCGGCGGCCCCAACCCGCGCTATGCGGTGCTCACCGACCCGGACGAGGAGGGCCGGCGCGAGCTGCACTGGGGCGACATGTGGCACTATGCGGTGATGCGGCTCGTCGTGGCAGCGCGCGCCCATGGGCTTCGGCCCATCGACGGCCCCTTCGGTGACTTCTCGGACCCGGAAGGCTTCCGCTGGCACGCGAACCGGGCGATGGTGCTGGGCTGCGAGGGCAAATGGGCGATCCACCCCTCCCAGATCCCGCTGTGCAACGAGCTCTTCAGCCCGAGCCCCGAGGAGGTGGAGAAGGCCCGGCGCATCGTGCGCGCGATGAAGGAGGCGAAGGCGAAGGGCCAGGGGGCCGTCGCGCTGGACGGCAAGCTCATCGATCTCGCCTCCATCCGCCAGGCCGAATCGATCCTCAAGAAACTGGGGGAGGAGACGTGAAATAGAGTGAAAAGGCGGTGCCTCGCCCCGACCGCGTACGAAATGGAGAAACGCTCATCATGCGATGAGCGTTTCTCCGTTCTCAGAACGATCGGGGCTCTTAGCCCTCGCTGATTTGGCGGACCAAATCGCGAAGATCCTCCAGAGCCTTTTTGAGCGCCTGCTTTGCTTCCTCATACGCCTCGGCGCATGTGGAAGCGGTGGCGCTGACGGTAACGCTTTGGCCGGCAATGCTCCCGGACAAGGTTACCGTGCAGCTGGTCCCAGATGCCAAGGCAACGGGGCTGCCCGGAGCCGACCCGTCGCCTTCGCTGTGCCCACCGATATCAATCCGAATCGGCCCGAACGAAACATCAACCCCCTCATAGCGGGCCCAGTCTCGCATCTCCTGCTGGAAGCGCAAATAGTCGGCCATCACGGCCCGCATCATTGCTCGATCGCCCATGACATCCTGGGCGGGAGCAGGCATTTGCCCGACAAGCGCGGCCGCGTGGGCCGACGGAATGGCCAGTGTCATCAGAAGTACGAGGAAAGCGAACAACACACCGGCAATCGGAACAAGCTGCCCGGTCTGCGGGCGGCGCAAACCGCGAAACGCTGAGCGATCCTGTGACGACATTTTCCCCTCCTCTTAGACAAGGATCACCACCAGAGCCGGCAGTGAACAGCAGCGGGAACAGGCTTTTCACCCGTTGCCGATACTCTTAGAGGGAGAGCCCCCTTCACGCACACCCCCTCATCCCGGATCACTTGACATCCGTGCCAAGCGGGCATTTCATATCCTCGTTTCTCTGCTCTGTCAAGAGGCAATATGAGAACACAACCTTTGCCTAATTCTGACAACAATTGATTCTTGGAACAACCTCCCTTCCGGTAGCAGGCCGCTCTTGCTCCTCAACAAGCACACGAAGAAGGGCGGGGAGGGAAAGGCCAAGCGATGCCGGAGCTGCCGGCTGTGAGGGTACGACGCAGCCTCGTGAGCGCCAGTTGCTGAGAGCCTTGGGGACGCTGTCACATGGGAGCCGGTGCAAGGCCACCGCCGTCATCGACGAAGAACCGGCTGCACCGCCGCCTTCGCTCGCGCCTCGGTCACGTCACAAAGACATAGGCGTGCAGAAGCCTATCAAGAATCTTGATCCACACGAAGATGCCGGCCGCCACCAGCCCGGGCAGCGCGATCCGGCGCCAGCCGTGCCAGTTCAGCGCGAACAGGAATGCCGCGGCGAGATAGGGCGTGGCCGGCGCATGGACGGCAAGGCGCAGATTGCGGGTGAGAAGATCGTCCACCACGAGCCCGACGAGCAGCAGGACCGCGACCCCGGCCAGCGCCTCGATCCCGCAGGTCGCACCGCGCGCCCGCAGGCGTCGCCACGCCTCGCCGAGCGAGCGCGGCGCATCCTCCGTCTTCTCAGCCATGTCCGCGATCTCCCCTCACGGCCGGCGTCTCCCCCGCACCATGTGGCCGGATTATGGCG from Rhodothalassiaceae bacterium harbors:
- a CDS encoding CoA ester lyase, whose amino-acid sequence is MFITRPHEVPVRRNRSELAVPGSNPRFLEKAAQSEADVVFLDLEDSVAPDKKAEARANVVAALNELDWGEKTVSVRINGLDTPEAHRDILEVVGRGGERLDLIMIPKVSHPRDVHAVEWLVGQVEAAAGRRKRIGFELIIETAEGMMNIDAIAGASPRNESLHFGAADFAASIRADTTQIGGPNPRYAVLTDPDEEGRRELHWGDMWHYAVMRLVVAARAHGLRPIDGPFGDFSDPEGFRWHANRAMVLGCEGKWAIHPSQIPLCNELFSPSPEEVEKARRIVRAMKEAKAKGQGAVALDGKLIDLASIRQAESILKKLGEET